In Streptomyces longhuiensis, the following proteins share a genomic window:
- the ftsH gene encoding ATP-dependent zinc metalloprotease FtsH, translating into MANPVPPRDRTDQPWRSEGAPPPPPAKPSRKKMPGGWGGLILTALIVYLIANLVLSFFNQGNEPTISYTEFSKQVADNNVTKIYSKGDAIQGQLKKEQPTPGGSDSSSKNYTKFKTQRPSFADDDLWANLEKHNVTVTASPVVQERSFLANLLISLAPMFLLVVLWIFIARRMRQGMGGGMGGGMLGRKQPPKPVELEPGMQRTTFADVAGIDEVQGELSDVVDFLKNPDAYREMGAKMPRGVLLSGPPGTGKTLLARAVAGEAGVPFFSASASEFIEMIVGVGASRVRELFAEARKVAPSIIFIDEIDTIGRARGGGSAMGGHDEREQTLNQILTEMDGFSGSEGVIVIAATNRADVLDPALTRPGRFDRVVTVSPPDRGGREAILKIHTRQIPLAPDVDLLQVARTTPGMTGADLANLTNEAALLAVKRQQKAVTQTDLSQALEKVQLGAERPLVMPDEERRRTAYHESGHALLGMLQPGADPVRKITIVPRGRALGVTLSTPEIDRYAYTEEYLRGRIIGALGGMAAEQVVYGVVTTGAENDLEQVTNIARGMVARWGMSDRIGRLSALPSDAQQAYGLSAAPHTLDTIDHEMRRIVDDCYEEACTKLRDHRGQLDALAAALLANETLDEAEAYRVAGVIRLTKDEEAQGTQGTQGTQDADGQGTATDI; encoded by the coding sequence GTGGCCAACCCCGTACCCCCGCGCGACCGGACGGACCAGCCGTGGCGCTCCGAGGGGGCGCCGCCTCCACCGCCCGCCAAGCCGTCGCGGAAGAAGATGCCGGGTGGCTGGGGCGGCCTCATCCTCACCGCCCTGATCGTCTACCTCATCGCCAACCTCGTGCTGTCGTTCTTCAACCAGGGCAACGAGCCGACGATCTCGTACACCGAGTTCAGCAAGCAGGTCGCCGACAACAACGTCACCAAGATCTACTCCAAGGGCGACGCGATCCAGGGCCAGCTCAAGAAGGAGCAGCCCACGCCCGGCGGCAGTGACAGCTCGAGCAAGAACTACACCAAGTTCAAGACCCAGCGGCCGTCCTTCGCGGACGACGACCTCTGGGCGAACCTGGAGAAGCACAACGTCACCGTGACGGCCTCACCGGTCGTCCAGGAGCGCAGCTTCCTCGCCAACCTCCTCATCTCCCTCGCCCCGATGTTCCTGCTCGTCGTGCTGTGGATCTTCATCGCGCGGCGGATGCGGCAGGGCATGGGCGGCGGCATGGGGGGAGGCATGCTCGGGCGCAAGCAGCCGCCCAAGCCGGTCGAGCTGGAGCCCGGCATGCAGCGCACGACGTTCGCGGACGTCGCCGGCATCGACGAGGTGCAGGGCGAGCTCAGTGACGTCGTCGACTTCCTCAAGAACCCCGACGCCTACCGCGAGATGGGCGCGAAGATGCCCCGGGGCGTCCTCCTGTCGGGCCCGCCGGGAACCGGCAAGACGCTCCTGGCCAGGGCCGTCGCGGGCGAGGCCGGGGTCCCGTTCTTCTCCGCGTCCGCCTCCGAGTTCATCGAGATGATCGTCGGAGTCGGCGCCTCACGCGTACGCGAACTCTTCGCCGAGGCCCGCAAGGTGGCGCCCTCGATCATCTTCATCGACGAGATCGACACCATCGGCCGGGCCCGCGGCGGCGGTTCCGCCATGGGTGGCCACGACGAGCGTGAACAGACCCTCAACCAGATCCTCACCGAGATGGACGGTTTCTCGGGATCCGAGGGCGTCATCGTCATCGCGGCCACCAACCGCGCGGACGTCCTAGACCCGGCCCTGACCCGCCCCGGCCGCTTCGACCGCGTCGTGACCGTCAGCCCGCCCGACCGCGGCGGCCGCGAGGCCATCCTCAAGATCCACACCCGGCAGATCCCGCTCGCCCCGGACGTGGACCTGCTGCAGGTCGCCCGCACGACCCCGGGCATGACCGGCGCCGACCTCGCCAACCTCACCAACGAGGCCGCCCTCCTCGCCGTCAAACGCCAGCAGAAGGCCGTCACCCAGACCGACCTCTCCCAGGCCCTGGAAAAGGTCCAACTGGGCGCCGAACGTCCCCTCGTCATGCCGGACGAGGAGCGCCGCCGCACCGCCTACCACGAGAGCGGCCACGCCCTGCTCGGCATGCTCCAGCCCGGCGCCGACCCCGTCCGCAAGATCACCATCGTGCCGCGCGGCCGCGCACTCGGCGTCACCCTCTCCACTCCCGAAATCGACAGATACGCCTACACGGAGGAGTACCTGCGCGGCCGCATCATCGGCGCGCTCGGCGGCATGGCGGCCGAACAGGTCGTATACGGGGTCGTCACCACCGGCGCCGAGAACGACCTCGAACAGGTCACGAACATCGCGCGCGGAATGGTCGCCCGCTGGGGCATGAGCGACCGCATCGGCCGGCTCTCCGCCCTGCCGAGCGACGCCCAGCAGGCGTACGGGCTCTCCGCCGCGCCCCACACCCTCGACACCATCGACCACGAGATGCGCCGCATCGTCGACGACTGCTACGAGGAGGCCTGCACCAAACTCCGCGACCACCGCGGCCAGTTGGACGCCCTGGCCGCGGCACTCCTCGCGAACGAGACCCTGGACGAGGCGGAGGCCTACCGCGTCGCCGGCGTCATCCGCCTCACCAAGGACGAGGAGGCGCAGGGGACTCAGGGAACTCAGGGGACTCAGGACGCCGACGGTCAGGGGACGGCGACGGACATCTAG
- the proS gene encoding proline--tRNA ligase yields the protein MAKTPVLTPQAEDFPRWYQDIVNKAELADNGPVRGTMVIRPYGYGLWERMQQDMDARIKETGTQNAYFPLLIPQSYLHKEAEHVEGFAPELAVVTHGGGKELEEPAVVRPTSEMIINEYFAKWVQSYRDLPLLINQWANVVRWELRPRLFLRTTEFLWQEGHTAHATYEEARDFAARIHRHVYADFMRDVLAMDVVLGRKTAKERFAGAINTLTLEGMMGDGKALQLGTSHELGQNFARAFHTQYLSKEGKQELVWQTSWGSTTRMIGALVMMHGDDNGLRIPPRLAPTQVVVLAIKGDDAVLAKVHEIGDALKAAGIRVHVDDRTDTPFGRRAVDWELKGVPVRVEIGPRDLENGTAMLARRIPGGKEPVAVEALAALLPTVLEEDQALLLKQARERRESRTTDVATIDEAVEAAASGGWARIPWATLGEAGEAALAEHSVSVRCLVTEDGAVPDADDAAGNVAVVARAY from the coding sequence ATGGCCAAGACACCCGTTCTCACGCCCCAGGCAGAGGACTTCCCGCGCTGGTACCAGGACATCGTCAACAAGGCCGAACTGGCCGACAACGGTCCAGTGCGCGGCACGATGGTCATCCGACCGTACGGCTACGGCCTGTGGGAGCGGATGCAGCAGGACATGGACGCCCGCATCAAGGAGACGGGCACCCAGAACGCGTACTTCCCGCTCCTGATCCCGCAGTCGTACCTCCACAAGGAGGCCGAGCACGTCGAGGGGTTCGCGCCCGAACTCGCCGTGGTCACGCACGGCGGCGGCAAGGAGCTGGAGGAGCCCGCCGTCGTCCGGCCCACCTCCGAGATGATCATCAACGAGTACTTCGCCAAGTGGGTGCAGAGCTACCGCGATCTGCCCCTCCTCATCAACCAGTGGGCGAACGTCGTCCGCTGGGAGCTGCGCCCCCGCCTCTTCCTGCGCACCACGGAGTTCCTGTGGCAGGAGGGCCACACCGCGCACGCCACGTACGAGGAGGCCCGCGACTTCGCGGCCCGCATCCACCGGCACGTGTACGCGGACTTCATGCGGGACGTCCTCGCGATGGACGTCGTCCTCGGCCGCAAGACCGCCAAGGAGCGCTTCGCCGGCGCCATCAACACCCTCACGCTCGAAGGCATGATGGGTGACGGCAAGGCCCTCCAGCTGGGCACCAGCCACGAACTCGGCCAGAACTTCGCCCGGGCCTTCCACACCCAGTACCTGTCCAAGGAGGGCAAGCAGGAACTGGTCTGGCAGACCTCCTGGGGATCGACCACCCGCATGATCGGCGCGCTCGTGATGATGCACGGCGACGACAACGGCCTGAGGATCCCGCCCCGGCTCGCCCCCACCCAGGTCGTGGTGCTGGCCATCAAGGGGGACGACGCCGTTCTGGCCAAGGTCCACGAGATCGGCGACGCCCTCAAGGCGGCCGGGATTCGCGTCCACGTCGACGACCGCACCGACACCCCGTTCGGCCGCCGCGCCGTCGACTGGGAACTCAAGGGAGTGCCCGTACGCGTCGAGATCGGCCCGCGCGACCTGGAGAACGGCACGGCGATGCTGGCCAGGCGCATCCCGGGAGGCAAGGAGCCGGTGGCCGTCGAGGCGCTCGCCGCACTGCTGCCCACCGTCCTGGAGGAGGACCAGGCACTGCTCCTGAAGCAGGCCCGCGAGCGGCGCGAGTCCCGTACGACCGATGTGGCGACGATCGACGAGGCCGTCGAGGCCGCCGCTTCGGGCGGCTGGGCCCGCATCCCGTGGGCCACGCTCGGCGAGGCGGGCGAGGCCGCGCTGGCCGAGCACTCCGTCTCCGTACGGTGTCTGGTCACCGAGGACGGGGCGGTGCCGGACGCGGATGACGCGGCGGGTAACGTCGCCGTCGTGGCACGCGCGTACTGA
- a CDS encoding SAM-dependent methyltransferase — translation MTPTLVQRHLPHPGRVPRVDLCARARDWAEIQERMLVPLYEAVYERLEVGEATGTRLLGLGCGSGLALLMAASRGAAVTGVEAAAPERLALARERLQGETRGTRARGDTRLTEGGPGDAAEPDDPPYNLITAFQPIGCMAGDSEGLGALLESASPFAERGTPVVLAGWGPPERCATSSVLRVATKLADPLRSAGSWRPALRDDLEEVVHRAGLRPDGSGRVACPFGYADVDSAVRGLLSTGLFDAAIGATDLSQVEKEMTEALHPHQRQDGTVWMPNVFRYVIARTP, via the coding sequence ATGACACCTACGCTCGTGCAGCGGCACCTCCCCCACCCGGGGCGCGTGCCCCGGGTGGACCTGTGCGCACGCGCGCGTGACTGGGCGGAGATACAGGAACGGATGCTGGTCCCGCTCTACGAAGCGGTCTACGAACGGCTGGAGGTCGGCGAGGCGACCGGCACCCGGCTTCTCGGCCTCGGCTGCGGCTCGGGGCTCGCCCTTTTGATGGCGGCGTCGCGCGGCGCGGCGGTCACGGGCGTCGAGGCGGCCGCGCCCGAGCGGCTCGCACTGGCCAGAGAGCGTCTCCAGGGCGAGACGCGGGGCACGCGCGCGCGTGGCGACACGCGACTGACCGAAGGAGGCCCCGGGGACGCGGCGGAACCGGACGATCCGCCGTACAACCTGATCACCGCGTTCCAGCCGATCGGCTGCATGGCGGGTGACTCCGAAGGGCTCGGCGCGCTCCTGGAGTCGGCGTCGCCGTTCGCCGAGCGGGGTACTCCCGTGGTGCTGGCCGGCTGGGGTCCGCCGGAGCGGTGCGCGACGTCGTCGGTCCTGCGGGTCGCGACGAAGCTCGCCGATCCGCTGCGCAGCGCGGGCAGTTGGCGGCCCGCGCTGCGTGACGACCTGGAGGAGGTCGTACATCGGGCCGGTCTCAGGCCGGACGGCTCGGGCCGGGTCGCCTGTCCGTTCGGCTACGCGGACGTGGACAGCGCCGTACGCGGGCTGCTGTCGACGGGCCTGTTCGACGCGGCGATCGGCGCGACGGACCTGTCCCAGGTCGAGAAGGAGATGACGGAGGCGCTGCATCCGCACCAGCGGCAGGACGGGACGGTGTGGATGCCGAACGTGTTCCGCTACGTGATCGCGCGCACCCCGTGA
- the yhfZ gene encoding GntR family transcriptional regulator YhfZ, translated as MNGFDERFLTRNGLAARQLAVLLLNHEPDTRLPRVRDFAEELGCGNGTVQAALRLLEESGAIETAARGHLGTFLVRSERSVLWRLSGLGTLLAAMPLPYSRRYEGLATGLRTAFEEAGTPFAITFMRGAGARTTALLEGKVDLVVLSRFAADRLIEEHPVELVADLGPATYVGAHGLLLREGASLDAPGLRVAVDPTSEDQRMLAERAFAGRSDIKWVESSYMQLRDLFAQNLADATVWNLDEVQGRTGMGGEVLPLGDEVTRDLSLRNSSAAIIGRTEGAKALSAVRDAVDLSTVTSLQAEVLRGERVPSY; from the coding sequence GTGAACGGTTTCGACGAGCGCTTCCTCACGCGCAACGGCCTCGCGGCCCGCCAGCTCGCGGTCCTGCTGCTCAATCACGAGCCCGACACACGACTGCCCCGGGTCCGCGACTTCGCCGAGGAACTGGGGTGCGGAAACGGCACGGTGCAGGCCGCCCTGCGCCTCCTGGAGGAGTCCGGCGCCATCGAGACCGCCGCGCGCGGCCACCTCGGCACCTTCCTGGTGCGCTCCGAGCGCTCCGTACTGTGGCGCCTCTCCGGCCTCGGCACCCTGCTCGCCGCGATGCCCCTGCCCTACTCCCGCCGCTACGAGGGCCTGGCCACCGGCCTGCGTACCGCCTTCGAGGAGGCGGGCACGCCGTTCGCGATCACGTTCATGCGTGGCGCGGGCGCCCGGACCACGGCCCTGCTCGAAGGCAAGGTCGACCTGGTGGTGCTCTCGCGCTTCGCCGCCGACCGGCTGATCGAGGAGCATCCGGTGGAGCTCGTCGCCGACCTGGGCCCGGCCACGTATGTCGGCGCCCACGGGCTGCTGCTGCGCGAGGGCGCCTCGCTCGACGCGCCCGGCCTGCGGGTCGCCGTGGACCCCACCTCCGAGGACCAGCGGATGCTCGCCGAGCGCGCGTTCGCCGGGCGCTCCGACATCAAGTGGGTCGAGTCCTCGTACATGCAGCTGCGGGACCTGTTCGCGCAGAACCTGGCCGACGCCACCGTCTGGAACCTCGACGAGGTGCAGGGTCGGACAGGGATGGGCGGGGAGGTGCTGCCACTGGGCGACGAGGTCACCCGCGATCTGTCCCTGCGCAACTCCAGCGCGGCGATCATCGGCAGGACCGAGGGCGCGAAGGCGCTCTCCGCGGTGCGGGACGCGGTCGACCTGTCGACCGTGACGTCACTGCAGGCCGAGGTACTGCGGGGCGAGCGCGTGCCGTCGTACTGA
- a CDS encoding PRD domain-containing protein produces MDDQLALRIRLFREGGQVRPEVADFVTAELTALAERGNEITEQTAGMLTSHLMMALTRLVDGEPIEQFLTDEQVAAELAGHPHAVAGAREVAARAREQLGATLPDSEVNFLAMHLAVLAGQPSTDSQPPRTTP; encoded by the coding sequence ATGGACGACCAACTCGCCCTCCGCATCCGGCTGTTCCGCGAAGGCGGCCAGGTCAGGCCCGAGGTCGCCGACTTCGTGACCGCCGAACTCACCGCCCTCGCGGAACGCGGGAACGAGATCACCGAGCAGACCGCCGGCATGCTCACCAGCCATCTGATGATGGCGCTGACCCGGCTCGTCGACGGGGAGCCGATCGAGCAGTTCCTCACCGACGAGCAGGTGGCCGCGGAACTGGCCGGCCACCCCCACGCCGTGGCCGGCGCGCGCGAGGTCGCCGCCCGTGCCCGCGAACAGCTCGGCGCCACCCTGCCCGACTCCGAGGTCAACTTCCTGGCCATGCATCTCGCGGTGCTGGCGGGACAGCCGTCAACCGACTC